Part of the Streptomyces europaeiscabiei genome is shown below.
CCCGTGAACACGGGCTTTCCACGGTGCGCATCATCCTCCACGGAGGAGAGCCCCTGCTGGTGGGCAAGCGGCATCTGGCCGAACTGCTCGCCATCGTCGCCGAGCGTCTCACCCCTGTCGTGGAGGTGCGCTGCTCGATGCAGTCGAACGGCGTCCTTCTCGACCACGAGTTCCTCGCGCTGCTGCGTCACCATCGTGTCGGCGTGGCGGTCAGCGTGGACGGCACGCCCGAGGCACACGACAGACACCGGCGGTTCGCGAACGGCCGCGCCAGCCACGCGCGGGTGGCCGCGGCCCTGCGTCTGCTCGACGAACCGCGCCATCGGGACCTGTTCGTGGGCTTGTTGTGCACCGTCGATCTCGACAGTGACCCCGTCGCCAGCTACGAGGCGCTCCTCGAATTCGCTCCGCCGCGTGTCGACTTCACCCTTCGGCACGCGGACTGGGGGCACCCGCCGCCCGGTCTCGGACACCGGAGGGTTCCCCCGTCACGACCGCCGGGCGTCGTGCCGGACGGCGAGCCGATCCCGTACGCGCGATGGCTCATCGCCGCGTTCGACCGGTGGTTCGACGCACCGCGCAAGGAGACAAGGGTGCGGATGTTCGAGGAGGTCATCTCGGGAGTGCTCGGTGGTGCCGTGAACACTGAGGTGTTCGGACTCGCGCCGGTGGACCTCGTGGTCGTGGAGGCCGACGGGGCCCTGGAACACTCCGACTCGCTCAAGATCGTCGGGGAAGGAGTTCCCGAGACGGGCCTCGATGTCTTCCGGCACGCCTTCTCGGAGGTGCTGGCGACCGGGACCATGAGGCGCAGGCAGGCGGGGCTTCTCGGTCTCGGCCGGGTCTGCCGGGGCTGTTCCCTGGTCCAGGTCTGCGGTGGCGGCCTCTACACGCACCGGCACCACGAAACGACCGGATTCGAGACCCCGTCCGTCTACTGCCACGATCTGGCGGCCTTCATCGGTCACGTCCGCTCCCGGGTCCACGCCGCGATGGCACAGCTCGCCGCGAGCGCACCGCAAGCCGGCCCGGAACGCCCGTCAGCCCTCTCCTGAGCCGGAGTGCGACTCGGGGCGCACGGGTGACACCCGCGCGGTTCCCGCGTACGGGCGCACCTGGAAAGGGAGTTGGACGCGGAGAACAGGGGAAGCATGCATTCGGGTCCTACCGGAACGGGGCCCGTCGGGCTGGACAGGGGTATCGTCTTCTGTCTCGGCACGACTCAACCGAAGGCTATGGCTGAGGGGTACCGGTTGGGGGGTGGGGAGGTGTGGGAGGCGACCGAACCGCGTGCACTGCCGTCGGCGTCGGCCACCTTCCGAGGCACGAGAATCCATCCACCCCACGACAGGGACCCCGCTAACGCGGCACGTCGGGGGCTCGTTGGAACCGTATTTCTTCCTGAGCTATGCGCGCAGGCGCGGACCCCGCGTCCTCGTCAAGCGATTTTACGACGATCTGTGCGCGGAATTACGCCAAGAACTGCGGCGATTACACAAGGGCAATCCCGTGCCCTTCGATCGCCCCTTCTTCGACGTCCAGTCCATTCAGGTGGGGCAGGACTGGAGCGCTGCCCTCGGCGAGGCACTGGGCCGCTGCCGCACCATGCTGGCCCTGTACACGCCCGACTACTTCAGAAGCGACTTCTGTGGTCGCGAATGGAAGGCGTTCGAGGACAGACAACGCAGCCACAGAACAGTGACAGGAGTGGACGCGAAGGCTCTCATTCCCGTTCTGTGGGAGCCGGTACGAAACATTCCGTCGGGCGCGGCCCACATCCAGTACGACAACTTCGATTTCGGCGAGAACTACGCGCGGTGGGGCCTGCGCCGCATCCTGGTCGCGGACCCGGGCGGCCAGGAGTACCGCCGCATAGTCAACCTCATCGCGCACCAGATCCTCGTCGCCGCCGAGCACTTCCGCATACTGCCCGTCAACGGCCTGGACCTCACCGCGCCGGAGGCCGCCGGCCCGTTCCCGTCTGCCGCGGAACGCGCGGAGCCGGGAAGCCACGCCCTGCTGTTCGTAGCCGCCCGGACCTCGACGGACGCCCACAGGGGGGCGGCGGAACCAGGCTGCCACGGGGACACACCGACGGACTGGAACCCCTACCACGCCGACTGTCCGGAACCGCTGGCCGAGAGAGCGAGCCAGCTTCTGGAGGAGCGTGGCTTCGAGGTACGGACCGAGGTCGTCTCGGACGTGCTGGGCGCCAGCCTGGACGAGGCGCGCGGGCGGGGACAGGTCGCGGTCCTCCTGGTGGAGGCGATGGCCGCTGCGGACGAACCCTTCGGAAGGGCTCTGCGCGCCTACGACCGGAGCAACCATCCGGGCAGCGCGGCCATCGTTCCGTGCGGCCCGGACGACGCAGGTGACGGAGCCCGGAGCAAGGCGTACTGGGAGGCGGTCCGGGGGGCTCTCCCGTTCAACTGGGCGAAAGGAGTGGGGGATCCCCTGCCGCTGCTCCAATCGGGGATCAGCTCGGACCAGTTCGACGGGGCGCTCCATGCCGTCGTGGTGAAGGTGCAGAACCATCTCCTCTCGTTCCTGGGCACGCTCAGGACCAGTGTCCTGGAGAAGTCGCAGAGCCCACCCCCTTCGCTCCCCGTCCTGAGTGTGGCACCGCCGCCCGACCGGCCGAGGCCCGGACCTCCACCGACACCTGCCCGCCCCTTCTCCGAACCGATTCCCATCGAAGAGCAGGAGCAGGACAGATGACCCATGACGACCGCGGCCGGGGCACCATCATCACCTTCTACTCCTTCAAGGGCGGCACGGGGCGCACCATGGCGCTGGTCAACACCGCCTGGATCCTCGCGAGCAACGGTCTGCGGGTACTCGTCGTGGACTGGGACCTCGAAGCGCCCGGACTGCACACGTATCTCCAGCCCCTGCTCGCCGACCCCGAACTCACCGAGAGCGCCGGCATCATAGAGATGGTCAGCGCGTTCACCCTCCGCGAGACACAGGTGAACTCCGGAGCGGAGAACGGGCGCACGCCCGTGCCCCCGCTGAACGGCGGTGGACTGCCCGAGGCCCCCGACTACCGCGAGCATGCCCGCGTCGACCGATACGTCGTCGGCACGGAACTTCGGCTGCCACCGGGCGGAAAACTGGACCTCCTGCCCGCCGGTGTGCAGGACGCCTCGGGCTATGCGGCCGCCGTCAACAGCTTCGACTGGAGCACGTTCTTCCTCACGGGCGGTTCCGAATTCCTCAAGGCACTGCGTGACGACATGGCCGCGCGCTACGACTACGTCCTGATCGACAGCCGGACCGGCCTCAGCGACACCGCGAGCATCTGTACGGTCGTCATGCCGGACATCGTCGTGGACTGCTTCACACTCAGCCGGCAGGGGATCAACGGCGCGGCCCGCGTGGCGGCCGCGATCCGCCGCAACGTCGAGAACCGGCTCAACACGGGAAACTTCCACGACCACCGCGACATCCGTATCATGCCCGTCCCCATGCGCGTCGAGGACGCCGGACCCGACCGCCTGGAGGCGGGCCGGTACCAGGCTCGCAGCCTGTTCGCACCGTTCCTGGACTGGGTTCCGCCCGAGGAGCAGGAGCACTACTGGAGCAGTGTCGAGATCCCGTACAAGGCCAGCTACGCGTATGAGGAGATTCCCGCGACCGTGGGGGAGCGGCGACAGGACGGCGCTCTGCTCGCCGCCTTCGAACGGCTCACCGCCCGGCTCACCGACCATCGGGTCTCCCGTCTCAGCAACATGCCGGAGGCCTACCGGCTGACGCTGCACGCGGAGTACAAGCGCACCTCCCCGATGATTCGCAAGACGTTCTACGTCAGTTACGCCGCGACCGACCGGCTGTGGGCCGACTGGATCGTCACGGTGCTGCGGGCGGTCGGCTACGAGGCGACGCTGGCCCCGATCGAGTCGGACGACCTGACCGTCACCTCCGCGACCCCGACGGCGCTGGAGCACACGTTGGCCGGTGAGGGCCGCATGCTGGTCCTCCTCTCCCCGCGTTACGTCGCGTTGCCGCCCGCACGGGAGATCTGGCACCAGACCAGCCGCAGGGACCCGGCCGGACAGATAGGCCTGGTCGTCCCCCTCCGGGTCGACGACTCCCCGCCCTCGTCGGAGTTCGCGTCCCCTCCGGCGGTCAGCCTCGCCGGTGTCTCCGCGGAGGAGGCCGTGGCGCGACTGCTGACGGCCGTCGACCGTGGCGGCTCGGCGGAGCCGGGGTCCCGTTCGGGAGCTGCGGGCCTGGCCGCCGCGGCCCGGATCCCGGGGACGCCGCCGCAGGTCATAGGCGGTCGACCACAGCGCAATGTCGTCTTCACGGGCCGCCGGACGACCATCGAACGTCTGCGTGACAGTCTGCTCGCAGGCACCACCGCCGTCCTGCCGCAGGCGCTGTTCGGGCTCGGTGGTGTGGGCAAGACCCAGGTCGCTCTCGAGTACTCGTACCGGTTCGAGTCGGACTACGACCTGATCTGGTGGATCAAGGCTGCGGATCGCACTCAGATCCGGCAGGACCTGAACACGCTGGCCGGGCACCTCGGTATACCCGTCGGCGGCAAGGACCTGACAGCGGTGTGCAACGAGGTGCTGGAGAAGCTGCGCCTCGGGACGCCGTACTCTCGTTGGCTCCTGGTCTACGACAACGCCGAGAAGCCGGCCGACCTCGACAATCTGATTCCGGCCAGCGGACCGGGCAAGCACATCCTCATCACGTCGCGGGACCCGGCGTGGGCGGAGCGCGCCGCACGCGTCGAGGTGAACCTCTTCACCCGTGCGGAGAGCGTCGCGCTGCTGCGGCGTTACAACGAGGAACTGCAGCCCGCGGAAGCCGCCCGGGTGGCCGAGGAACTCGGGGACTTCCCCCTGGCGGTGAGCCTCGCCGCCGCCTCACTGCTGGAGTCGGCGACGCCGGTGGACGCCTACGTGGACATGCTGCGGACGAAGATGTCGGACTTCCTGGGGAGCCGGTCCGCCCCCGACTATCCGACGTCGGCAGCAGCGACCTGGTCACTCGAACGGCTGAAGACACGCACGCCCGCCGCAGCCGTTCTGCTCGAACTGTGCGCGTTTTTCGGGCCGGACCCCATTCCCCGGGAGCTGTTCAGCAGCCGCCCCGCACTCGAACTGCTCGAACGCCATGACCGGAGCCTCTCCGATCCGCTGCTCATGAGCCGACTCTACGGCGACATCGTTCGGAATGGGCTCGCACAGGCCGACCAGCGGACGGACACTTTGACCATGCATCGCTTGATCCAACATGTGCTCCGGGACCAGCTCACCGGCGAACAGCAGGACGTCATGAGGGGGCAGGCCCAAGCCGTACTCGGCCAGGCCAATCCGAAGGACCCCGACGAGTCCGAGAACTGGAAGAGTTACGCCGCCCTGCTCCCTCACCTGTGGCCCACCAGGGCCGAGGAGAGCGACAACCTCGAGGTACGGCAGTGGATCTGTGACACTGTCCGCTACCTGTGGCGCAGTGGCGACGCCGACACGGCCACCAGGACGGCTGAGCGGGTGCTCGAGAGCTGGCTGCCACGCTTCGGCGACGACGAGGCACTCGTGCTGCGTCTGCGCACCGAACTCGGTAACGCACTGCGCGATCAGGGCCGCCTGGCCGAGGCGTACGAGGTGACGCGCGACGTGTACGAGCGGGGCAGCCGGATACTGGGCGAGGAACACCCCTACACCCTCGGCGCGGCCATGAGTCTCGGCTCCGACCTGCGCAGTGTCGGCCGGTATGCGGACGCGATGGAGAGCGACAGGGAGACGCTGCGGCGCACCCGGAGGGTCTTCGGCGAGAACCACCCACGCGCCCTCGCGGCGGCCAACAACCTGGCCGTGTCGGAGTTCCTCTCGGGCAACCGCCGGGCCGCCCGTGATACCAACCGGGACATCCTCACGCAGCGCCGGGAGATCTCCGGCCCCGACCAGCGCGCCACCCTCAACTCCGCCACGAACTACGCGCGCGACCTACGGGCCGCCGGCGCCTTCCGGGAGGCGCTGAAGCTCATCGAGGACACGCTGAAGCGCAGTCGGAGCGCGCTGGGCCCCGACCACCTGATCACCTTCCGCGCATCTCTCGGAGCGGCGATCCTCTACCGTCGGCTGGGCCGGTACGAGGACGCGTACAAGCTGACGGACGAGATCTACGAACGGGCGCTGAAACAACTGGGCCCCGAGCACCCCGACACACTGGCCATCGCGACCAACCTCTGCTCGGACCTGTACGACCGAGGGGAGTCCGTGCAGGGCCGCGAACTCGCCAAGGAGACCCTGGACAGTTACGAGGGAAGGTTCGGCCCGGACCATGTCTTCACCCTCGCCTGTGGTGCCAACCTCGCCGTACTGCTCCGGCTGACCGGGGAGCCGGAGGCGGCGCTGGAGCTGTCGATCCGTACCGTCGACCGCTTCCGCCGACTCCTCGGGCCGCGCCACCCGTACACCCTCACCTGCATGCTGAACCATGCGACGGACCTGTCCGAGAACGGCGACCACGCGGGGGCCGTCCAGGTGGGCCGCGAAGCGCACAAGGGGCTCACCGAGGTGCTCGGCCCGGAGCACTACCTCGCCATCGCCGGTGCCTCGAACCTCGCGGCCGAACTGCGCCGCGACGACTCGGAGGAGGCCGAGCGGCTGCAGGAGGAGGCCGGGCGACTCCATGGCGAAGCGGAGCGCCGCGCCGTCGACAGTGCCGAACTCGGCGGGGACCACCCGATGACCCGGGCGGTCACGCGCTGGCATCCCATCGACGCGGACATCGAGCCACCGGTCACGTGACGCCCGCCGAGTGAACGCGATACGTCACCGGGTCCCGCAGACCATCTGGTCTGCGGGACCCGGTGCGACAGCGGGACCGGCGCATCGGATGCGCGCATCGGATGCGCCTCGGACATGGGACAGAGGCTCTCCTGGGTCCCGCTGACGACTGGACCCGCCTTCTGTGCGAATTATGGCACTTCCTGTCGTTTCTCTGTGTTTCGTTGCTATTCTCCGGTCGGAGTTACGGCGTGATCGCCATCGCCACACGATTCCCCGTATGAGTTCTGGTCCCCGCGAGAACGGTGTCAGCTCTATGGTTCCGCCAACCGCGCCCGCCGGCCCCGATCTTGTCGCCGCAGACAACGCTCTGGGTCACATCCTGCGCCGCCTCGAACACGAGGCCGCCGATCCGGATGTCACGCACTTCGCCGAGTTCGAATCGTCGATCGACTTTGAAGCACCGATGCGGTGATCTCTCCGCCGGTCCCGCCAACTCCGGTGTGCCTGCGGCAGTTCATCCTCAAGGTGCACAGCCAGTGCAACCTGGACTGCGACTACTGCTACGTCTACCACTCCGCCGACACCAGCTGGCGCGACAAGCCGCGCCTCATGGAAGCGGCTGTGGCCGAGCAAGTGGCCCTGCGTATCGCCGAGCACGCCGTGGCTCACCGGCTGCCCGACGTCCGGATCGTGCTGCACGGCGGGGAGCCGTTGCTTCTCGGGGCCGGGCGGCTGGGGGAACTGCTCGATGTCCTCGCGCGGGGACTGGCGAGGGCGGGGGTGCCCGTCCGTTTCTCGATGCAGACCAATGGCGTGCTGCTCACCCCCGACACCCTGGACGTGCTCCACCGGCATCGGGTGGGCGTCAGTGTCAGCCTCGACGGCACGCAGGCCGGCCATGACCGACACCGGCGCCTCCTGAAGGGCGAGGGGAGTCACCGGCGGGTGATGGAGGGACTCGGCCGACTGGGAGAGCCCAGGTACCGCGTCCTGTACGCAGGCCTGCTGTGCACGATCGATCTGGCCAACGACCCCGTCGACACCTACGAGGCGCTGCTGGCCTCACACCCTCCTCGCGTTGACCTCCTGCTGCCGCACGGCACTTGGGACACACCGCCCCCCGGACTCGCGGATCGGATGAACCGGGTACCCGCTGTCCCGCCGGTGACCGTCCGCGCAGTGACGGACAACTCGGGGGAGACGCCGTACGCCGACTGGCTGCGGCGGGTGTTCGACCGTTGGTACGACGCCCCCGTACGGGAGACGGGCGTCCGGCTCTTCGAGGAGCTGATGGCCGGCCTCCTCGGCGGCTCGATGCGCACCGAGTCCGTCGGGCTGGCCCCGGCGACGCTGGCCGTCATCGAGACCGACGGTTCCATCGAGCAGTCCGATTCCCTCAAGGTCGCCTACCAAGGCGCTCCGGAGACAGGGCTCGACGTCTTCCGCAACACTCTCGACGACGTCCTGGAACAGCCTCTGATCCGTCAACGGCAGTCGGGCGCCGACGGGCTGGGGCCCACCTGCGGGCGCTGCCTGCTGCTCGGCGTGTGTGGGGGCGGGCTCTTCGCCCACCGGTACGCCTCCGGGAGCGGCTTCAGTAACCCTTCCGTCTACTGCGCCGACCTGGCAGCGCTGACCCTGCACATCCGGGCCCGGGTGCGGGCCGATATCGCTCCGGCGCCGTAGGAGCCTGTCCGAGCCGGATGTCGGAGGCGCGTACGGTAGGGTTTACCTGCGCGTTCACATGACACTCCGTGGACACGCGACGGGACGTGGCGCAGCTTGGTAGCGCACTTGACTGGGGGTCAAGGGGTCGCAGGTTCAAATCCTGTCGTCCCGACTCGTGAGAGTCGTGGATCCGGGGCCGTTTCGGAGCAATCCGAAACGGCCCCTCGATCTTTCTCGGGGACCAAATGGGGGACCGGCCCCCCTTGGCCGTGGTGGTGGGCCACCGCGATCGGGCTCGCCGGGGAGCGCGGGGCGGCGCCCCAGCGACCGGCCCGGCACCATCGCCGGCCCCGGACGGAATGGCGAAGCCGACTCTTCCGCCGCACCGGGCCGAGACGGAATCCCTGCGCGCATGAGTCCCCGCCGGAAGACCGGCGGGGACTCATGCGTAGAACGCGGTCGTGAGGTGTGGGGTCAGCTGCAGACCACGTAGACCGTAAGGGTGCTGAGGGCAGCCGCCGTCGCGGTCACGGTCCAGTGGTCCCCGCTCGGGAAGGTCTCCGCGAGGACGGTGGCGAGGCCGCTGGCGGACAGGCCTCCTGAGATGGGCACGGTGCCGGCCGGGCATGACGGGGAGTCGTAGGACGTTTCGACGGCCAACAGGACGCTGTAGTCCTGGGTGAGGATCGTTGCGTCCACAGGGCCGGTGGGGCCGGTGGGGCCGGTGGGGCCCGTGGCACCCGTGGCACCCGTGGCGCCGGTGGCACCCGTGGCGCCCGTGGCGCCGTCGACGCCGTTGGTGCCGTCGATACCGTTGGTGCCGTCAGCGCCGGTGGGTCCGGTGGGGCCCGTGGCGCCGGTGGCGCCGGTGGCGCCGTCGACGCCGTTGGTGCCGTCGATACCGTTGGTGCCGTCAGCGCCGGTGGGTCCGGTGGGGCCCGTGGCGCCGGTGGCGCCGGTGGCGCCGTCGATGCCGTTGGTGCCGTCGATACCGTTGGTGCCGTCAGCGCCGGTGGGTCCGGTGGGGCCCGTGGGGCCCGTGGCGCCGGTGGCGCCGTCGACGCCGTTGGTGCCGTCGATACCGTTGGTGCCGTCAGCGCCGGTGGGTCCGGTGGGGCCCGTGGGGCCCGTGGCGCCGGTGGCGCCGTCGACGCCGTTGGTGCCGTCGATACCGTTGGTGCCGTCAGCGCCGGTGGGTCCGGTGGGGCCCGTGGGGCCCGTGGCGCCGGTGGCGCCGTCGACGCCGTCGACGCCGTCGATACCGTTGGTGCCGTCAGCGCCGGTGGGTCCGGTGGGGCCCGTGGGGCCCGTGGCGCCCGTGGCGCCGTCGACACCATCGGCACCGTCAGCACCCGTCGGGCCGGTGGGTCCCGTGGGGCCGGTCTCGCCCCGCTGGCCGTTGCCGCCGTCGCCGTAGTCGCCGTAGTCACCCTGGTCGTCGCCACTCGGGT
Proteins encoded:
- a CDS encoding FxsB family cyclophane-forming radical SAM/SPASM peptide maturase, which codes for MYFAADQSWRRRPGVMALDTVRQAMDRIAEHAREHGLSTVRIILHGGEPLLVGKRHLAELLAIVAERLTPVVEVRCSMQSNGVLLDHEFLALLRHHRVGVAVSVDGTPEAHDRHRRFANGRASHARVAAALRLLDEPRHRDLFVGLLCTVDLDSDPVASYEALLEFAPPRVDFTLRHADWGHPPPGLGHRRVPPSRPPGVVPDGEPIPYARWLIAAFDRWFDAPRKETRVRMFEEVISGVLGGAVNTEVFGLAPVDLVVVEADGALEHSDSLKIVGEGVPETGLDVFRHAFSEVLATGTMRRRQAGLLGLGRVCRGCSLVQVCGGGLYTHRHHETTGFETPSVYCHDLAAFIGHVRSRVHAAMAQLAASAPQAGPERPSALS
- a CDS encoding TIR-like protein FxsC, which translates into the protein MEPYFFLSYARRRGPRVLVKRFYDDLCAELRQELRRLHKGNPVPFDRPFFDVQSIQVGQDWSAALGEALGRCRTMLALYTPDYFRSDFCGREWKAFEDRQRSHRTVTGVDAKALIPVLWEPVRNIPSGAAHIQYDNFDFGENYARWGLRRILVADPGGQEYRRIVNLIAHQILVAAEHFRILPVNGLDLTAPEAAGPFPSAAERAEPGSHALLFVAARTSTDAHRGAAEPGCHGDTPTDWNPYHADCPEPLAERASQLLEERGFEVRTEVVSDVLGASLDEARGRGQVAVLLVEAMAAADEPFGRALRAYDRSNHPGSAAIVPCGPDDAGDGARSKAYWEAVRGALPFNWAKGVGDPLPLLQSGISSDQFDGALHAVVVKVQNHLLSFLGTLRTSVLEKSQSPPPSLPVLSVAPPPDRPRPGPPPTPARPFSEPIPIEEQEQDR
- the fxsT gene encoding FxSxx-COOH system tetratricopeptide repeat protein; this encodes MTHDDRGRGTIITFYSFKGGTGRTMALVNTAWILASNGLRVLVVDWDLEAPGLHTYLQPLLADPELTESAGIIEMVSAFTLRETQVNSGAENGRTPVPPLNGGGLPEAPDYREHARVDRYVVGTELRLPPGGKLDLLPAGVQDASGYAAAVNSFDWSTFFLTGGSEFLKALRDDMAARYDYVLIDSRTGLSDTASICTVVMPDIVVDCFTLSRQGINGAARVAAAIRRNVENRLNTGNFHDHRDIRIMPVPMRVEDAGPDRLEAGRYQARSLFAPFLDWVPPEEQEHYWSSVEIPYKASYAYEEIPATVGERRQDGALLAAFERLTARLTDHRVSRLSNMPEAYRLTLHAEYKRTSPMIRKTFYVSYAATDRLWADWIVTVLRAVGYEATLAPIESDDLTVTSATPTALEHTLAGEGRMLVLLSPRYVALPPAREIWHQTSRRDPAGQIGLVVPLRVDDSPPSSEFASPPAVSLAGVSAEEAVARLLTAVDRGGSAEPGSRSGAAGLAAAARIPGTPPQVIGGRPQRNVVFTGRRTTIERLRDSLLAGTTAVLPQALFGLGGVGKTQVALEYSYRFESDYDLIWWIKAADRTQIRQDLNTLAGHLGIPVGGKDLTAVCNEVLEKLRLGTPYSRWLLVYDNAEKPADLDNLIPASGPGKHILITSRDPAWAERAARVEVNLFTRAESVALLRRYNEELQPAEAARVAEELGDFPLAVSLAAASLLESATPVDAYVDMLRTKMSDFLGSRSAPDYPTSAAATWSLERLKTRTPAAAVLLELCAFFGPDPIPRELFSSRPALELLERHDRSLSDPLLMSRLYGDIVRNGLAQADQRTDTLTMHRLIQHVLRDQLTGEQQDVMRGQAQAVLGQANPKDPDESENWKSYAALLPHLWPTRAEESDNLEVRQWICDTVRYLWRSGDADTATRTAERVLESWLPRFGDDEALVLRLRTELGNALRDQGRLAEAYEVTRDVYERGSRILGEEHPYTLGAAMSLGSDLRSVGRYADAMESDRETLRRTRRVFGENHPRALAAANNLAVSEFLSGNRRAARDTNRDILTQRREISGPDQRATLNSATNYARDLRAAGAFREALKLIEDTLKRSRSALGPDHLITFRASLGAAILYRRLGRYEDAYKLTDEIYERALKQLGPEHPDTLAIATNLCSDLYDRGESVQGRELAKETLDSYEGRFGPDHVFTLACGANLAVLLRLTGEPEAALELSIRTVDRFRRLLGPRHPYTLTCMLNHATDLSENGDHAGAVQVGREAHKGLTEVLGPEHYLAIAGASNLAAELRRDDSEEAERLQEEAGRLHGEAERRAVDSAELGGDHPMTRAVTRWHPIDADIEPPVT
- a CDS encoding FxsB family cyclophane-forming radical SAM/SPASM peptide maturase; the encoded protein is MISPPVPPTPVCLRQFILKVHSQCNLDCDYCYVYHSADTSWRDKPRLMEAAVAEQVALRIAEHAVAHRLPDVRIVLHGGEPLLLGAGRLGELLDVLARGLARAGVPVRFSMQTNGVLLTPDTLDVLHRHRVGVSVSLDGTQAGHDRHRRLLKGEGSHRRVMEGLGRLGEPRYRVLYAGLLCTIDLANDPVDTYEALLASHPPRVDLLLPHGTWDTPPPGLADRMNRVPAVPPVTVRAVTDNSGETPYADWLRRVFDRWYDAPVRETGVRLFEELMAGLLGGSMRTESVGLAPATLAVIETDGSIEQSDSLKVAYQGAPETGLDVFRNTLDDVLEQPLIRQRQSGADGLGPTCGRCLLLGVCGGGLFAHRYASGSGFSNPSVYCADLAALTLHIRARVRADIAPAP